Genomic DNA from Mauremys mutica isolate MM-2020 ecotype Southern chromosome 13, ASM2049712v1, whole genome shotgun sequence:
GTTGTGGGGGAGGTATGGGGTATGAGGTGGGGGACGGGGTTATGGGGTGGCAGGCCGGAGGGCTGTGGGTTTGTAGGGCAGAGAggaggtggggaggatgggttgtgggggaggtaggaggtgggggagggggctatggggtggcagggtggggggctgtggggtgtgtggggcggggaggaggtgggcaggACGGGTTATGGGGGAGGTAGGGGATGGGGTTATGGGGTGGCAGGGTGAGGgctatggggtgtgtggggcagagaggaggtggggaggatgggttgtgGGGGAGGTATGAGGTGGGGGACGGGGTTAGGGGGTGGCAgggtggcggggctgtggggtgtgtggggcggggaggaggtgggcaggACGGGTTATGGGGGAGGTAGGAGGTGGGGGACGGGGttatggggtggcaggggggggctgtggggtgggggggcagggaggaggtgggcagGACGGGttatgggggaggtgggggacggGGTtatggggtggcaggtggggggctgtggggggtctggTCTCACcgtccatggggggcaggagggccccCGACTCCAGCGTGACGTTAATGACGATCTCGTTCAGATCTGGGGCTGTGGGAGGAACAGGGCCTGAGTCACGGACTGACGCCCCCGTCCTGACCCCCAACTGCCCACTGACCCCCCGCTCAGCCCCCAACACCCCACTGATCCCCCCATCCTGACCCCCAACTGCCCACTgaccccccactcagcccccaacACCCCACTGATCCCCCATCCTGACCCCCAACTGCCCACTGACCCCCCGCTCAGCCCCCAACACCCCACTGATCCCCCATCCTGACCCCCAACTGCCCACTgaccccccactcagcccccaacACCCCACTGATCCCCCCATCCTGACCCCCAActgcccactgcccccccgctcagcccccaACAACCCCCTGATCCCCCCATGGTGACCCCCAACTGCCCACTgaccccccactcagcccccaacACCCCACTGATCCCCCCATCCTGACCCCCAACTGCCCACTGACCCCCCGCTCAGCCCCCAACACCCCACTGATCTCCCCATCCTGACCCCCAACTGCCCACTGACCCCCCGCTCAGCCCCCAACACCCCACTAATCCCCCCATCCTGACCCCCAACTGCCtgctcaccccccaccctgcccccagcaccccactgaCCCTCCACCTTGCCCCCTGGTGCcgactgaccccctgccctgccccccccaactctTACATGGGACCCCGGCGTCAGGGCTGCGCTCGCTGGTCTCGATGCCAGAATCGTCTGAACTCTGGGAGGCGCCGGCGGTGGGCTCCGACCCCGACGTCACCTCCTGGGGGGGACAGAGCATGAGATGGGGGGCCAGCCCCCTGGGGACAcatcccgccccccagcccctgacGTCACCtcctgggggggcagagcaggaggtggggggccagccccctggggacacatcccgcccccccagcccccgacgtcacctcctggggggggcagagcaggagatggGGGCCAGCCCCCTGGGGACAcatcccgcccccccaccccccgcagacACCTCCtggggaggcagagcaggagatggggggcCAGCCCCCTGGGGACAcatcccgcccccccaccccccgcagacacctcctggggggggcagagcaggaggtggggggccagccccctggggacacatcctgcccccccagcccccgcagaCACCGcctgggggggcagagcaggaggtggggggccaGCCCCCTAGGGACAcatcccgccccccagcccccgcactCACCATGCTGACCATATCCAGGGTGAGGGGGGCCTGGGCAGCCCCCCCGCTGGTCTGCAGCTCGTCCCCCTCCGAGGAGGAGTCGGGGggctccttcctcccctgccGGGGGCCCCTCCGCGctggcagcttggctggggggacAAGACGGGGCCTTAAGCAGGGAAAACGGATTCCAGGGGCCCTGGGGGGCTGTGACACGGGACAAGGGGGTGCCTGGATGTCGGGTCCCTGGGAGGACTGGGGCAGCGTGTGGGGGCCGCCCGGATGCCGGGGTCCcgtggcaggggatggggtgcccAGGGGGGCTGCGACACCGTGTGGGGGccgcccggacgccggggtcccgtGGCGGGGGACGGGgtgcctgggggggctggggcagcatgtGGGGGccgcccggacgccggggtcccgtGGCAGGGGACGGGgtgcctgggggggctggggcagcatgtGGGGGCCGCCCGGATGCTGGGGTCCCGTGGCGGGGGACGGGGTGCCCGGGGGCTGGGGCAGCGTGTGGGGGCCGCCCGGATGCCGGGGTCCCGAGGCAGGGGACGGGGTGCCCAGGGGGGCTGCGGCAGCGTGTGGGGGctgcccggacgccggggtcccgtGGCGGGGGACGGGGTGCCCGGGGCAGCGTGTGGGGGccgcccggacgccggggtcccgtGGCAGGGGACGGGGTGCCCGGGGCAGCGTGTGGGGGCCGCCTGGACGCCGGGGTCCCGTGGCGGGAGACGGGGtgcccgggggggctggggcagcatgtGGGGGccgcccggacgccggggtcccgtGGCGGGGGACGGGGTGCCCGGGGGGGGCTGTGACACCGTGTTGGGGccgcccggacgccggggtcccgtggcggggggcggggtgcCCGGGGCAGCGTGTGGGGgcgcccggacgccggggtcccgtGCCAAGGGACGGGGTGCCCGGGGGGTCCCCGCTCACCGGGGCGCTGCTCGGCGGGCGGCACCAGGCGATACACCTTGTAGGGCTCGGCGATGTCGAGCTGGGAGCGCGCGGGCACCTCCTCGAACTCGGGGCTCTTGTTGAGGGCGCAGCGCAGGCGGGTCTTCCAGCCCGCCGGGTCCAGCCGCTCGCCCGGCCGGTACTTGCCCTTGTACTCtgcccaggcctggggaggagcgggggtTAGCGGGGCCTGGCCCCCCGGGGTGTGCCACGCCGTGTCCTTAGCATGTCCCAGCCCGTGTCCTTACCATGTTCTACTGCCATGTGCCCTTGGCATGTCCCCATCCCACATGTGTCCTTGGCATGATCCCACCTGTGGCCTTAGCAGGCACATATTGTCTCCTTAGTGTATGGTTAGCATGTGCTGAGCATGTACTTTGCATGTTATTAGCATGTGCTTCCCGGGGCCTTGCTGTGTTTTAGCAGAACCTTAGTTGGTATTTGCTGTGTCTTTGGCATGTGCTTAGCATGTTGCTAGTGTATCTTTTGTGTGTGTCCTGTTGCTAGTACAGCGTCAGCGTGTGCTTGGCATGTTGCTCAGCGTGTCCGTGGCGTGTACCTTGAAGAAGGCCGCGTCCTCGTCGTGGCGGAAGTCCTGCTTGCCGGCGTGTTTCCAGGGGATGCGGAACATGCTCTTGGCGGGGGGGTCGTCCCAGACCAGCCCCGGGAACCGCCCGCTCTCCACCTGCTCCACGGTCCATTGGCGCAGCTTCCGCGTGGAGCGGGCCCGGCCCGACGCCatcctggggggcgggagggggagtgAGGTACCCCCGTACCGGCCATGGGCCCCCCCCGCCATCGGGGCCGCGCCGGGTCaccgcctgctccccccatcgGGGCCGGGTCACCGCCTGCCCCCCCCATCGGGGCCGGGTCACCGCCTGGGCCCCCCCCGCCATCGGGGCCGGGTCACCGCCTGGGCCCCCCCATCGGGGCCGGGtcaccgcctgccccccccccatcgaGGCCGGGCCGGGtcaccgcctgcccccccccatcggGGCGCCCCCCCACCAGACCAGGCTGGGCTGCccctgtgtggggcagggcccccGTCACACCCAGGGATCAGCGCCCTGCCTGGGTCACCCCCCTAACGTCCCCCATCAGCCCCCCAACTTCACCCCCCACTGGGGGCCTGTCCCCCCCGGGGCTTCCCCTCCCCGGTGCACCCCACGGGCACCCCCAGGCCCCCAAGACTTTTCACCCCCCACTGCGACCCCCTTCGCCGCCAAAGCGCCGACCCCAGCGCGTGCGCCCCACTgcgccccccctgctcccagggccccccgctcccagctcccagggccccccccgctcccagcgccccagccccccccctgctcccagctcccagggcccccccgtgctcccagcgccccgcccccccccgctccctgctcccagggcccccccctgctcccagcgccccggccccccccgctccctgctcccagggctccccctgctcccagcgccccccccgctcccagctcccagggcccccccctgctcccagcgcccccgccccccccccgctcccagctcccagggcccccccctgctcccagcgccccggccccccccccgctcccagagccccccggcccccccccccgctcccagagcccccacctcccagctcccaggcccccccccgctcccagcgcccccccctgctcccagcgccccggcccccccccgcgccctgagcccccccctgctcccagcgccccggccccccccgctcccagagcccccccctgctcccagctccccccctgctcccagctcccagcggccccccctgctcccaggccccccccgctcccagggcCCCCCCATTTCCGTTTTCAATTCACCCCAATTTAGCCTGATTCTCTCCCAGTTTCCCccgatctccccccgcccccgcggccccggccccggcccgagCTCACCTCCCGGCTGCGCAGCGCCTCTGTCCGGGGCCGCCCGGTCCGTCCCCCGCCCGGTcacaccctgccccgcccccccgccgcgATTCTCCGCCGCTCGCTCCTTTTCCCAGAAATCACGTGGGCCCGAAGCCTCGGCAGCCGCCAGGGGGCGCCCCGGACACACGGAgccgggctgcgggtcgggagtgaggggcaccggcagggctgggctggcaggggctgcgggtcgggagtgaggggcaccggcagggctgggttggggggggctgcgggtcgggagtgaggggcaccggcagggctgggttggcggggggctgcgggtcgggagtgaggggcaccggcagggctgggttggcggggggctgcgggtcgggagtgaggggcaccggcagggttgGGTtggtggggggctgcgggtcgggagtgaggggcaccggcagggctgggctatcagggggctgcgggtcgggagtgaggggcaccggcagggctgggttggcggggggctgcgggtcgggagtgaggggcaccgtcagggcTGTGTtggtggggggctgcgggtcggcagtgaggggcaccggcagggctggggggggcaggggctgcgggtcggcagtgaggggcacggcaggatggggggggcagggctgggttggtggggggctgcgggtcgggagtgaggggcaccggtagggctgtgttggcggggggctgcgggtcgggagtgaggggcaccggcagggctgtgttggtggggggctgcgggtcgggagtgaggggcaccagcagggctggcgtTGCAGTGGGTGGGGGCCAGTCTAGTTTTGGGGGGCTGTTGGTGAGAGCTGGACGCTAGGCAGAGCTTGGGGGGCGCCGGCTGGGACTGCGGACAGGGCTGGTTCCAGGGGGCTGAGTCGGGGGGGCTAGttttggggggctgtgggtcagggcaCTTTTCGGGATATCTGCTGCTGCATTAAGAAGCTGAGATTCATGCTTGGATCAGCCTGTTTTATTGGGTCTCACAATGTCCTGTTCCTTGAGCCCCCAAAGCCCCTGATTCGTGTTACCTCAAGGGGCTTGAACCCCACTATTCTGAGCCCCACAGAGTCCCCTCACTCCAGTGTCAGATGAGCCCCCAGATGGGGGGTCAGGGACCCCACTGGTCCCTTATGCTGCGGATGGGGAATTGGGGTTCAGGACAGAGGGGTTCTCACACAACCCCCAAATCAGCTAAAATCCAagcctccccccactgctcccctccccccacagcagcatCTCGAGTCTTCCAGCCGGCCGGGGGGGGTCACTGCCGCTGCCGCAAGATCTTGGGGCCCAGGGGCACCTCGTCCATCAgcttctgtggggggcagagaggggagtgaggggggggcCCCGTGAGCCCCCCAAGATTCCCAGCCACCCAGCCTGTCCCCCCGACTCCTCCCTCCAGGGGATCTGCCTCCCCGCCCGATTCCCCCAGGGTCCCCCGGGAGCCCCCAAGCCCCCCGCCCCGTGGGGCTGGTACCTGCAGCAGGCGCCCGCGGTAGGTGTCCTCGGGCTcgccggggggccgggggggcagcgccccctggtggcgCTGGTAGACGGTCTCCAGCTCGGGCAGCGAGTAGAGCCGGGCGGGGTCCAGCGCCCGGGCGTTGATCAGGCTCACCAGATACTCCTTGTAGTGcgccctgggggggcgggggggtcagcgTCCCCCCCAGGtctcccagcgccccccagatccccccgcgtcccccccccagatcccccagcgccccccgcatccgccccccagatcccccagcgccccccgcgtCCCCCCCAGATCCCCCAGCGCCCTGCGCGTCCCCAGGGGGTCAGCTGGCGTCTCCCAACATCCCCCAACTCAtgtgcccccagcgccccccgccccacaggtCCCCCCAACGACGCCCACCCCATGTGTCCCCCAACACCCTCCGCCCCATGCCTCCCCTCAGCACCCCCAGATCCCCCACCTACCCCTGCCCCATGTGTCCCCCAAATCCCCCaacgacccctgccccatgcatcccccagccccctgcatccCTAGTCCTTCTATAtctcccaacccccccagcctgcctgaCCCCCCCAATCTCCTACATAACCCCTCTCCACTCCAGCCCTCCCGCCCATCCCaatgccccacagccccccccacttACTGGCAGAGGCCGGCGTAGCCGGGGGACGTCTCCTTCCCGCAGGCCTCGTCCCGCAGCCCGGCCAGCGTCTCCTTCTGCTCCATCACGCGGCAGCCACCTGGCAGGCACGGCATGATGGGTAACGCCAGCGCCCCGGCTACCCACAAtcccctgcccagggaggggTCAATCTCACCTGGTCACCCATAATCCCCTGCTCAGGGGCCGATCTCTGCCTGATTACCCACaatcccctgctgggggaggaTTGCCAGGTTACCCACAAtcccctgcccagggaggggTCAATCTCACCTGGTCACCCATAATCCCCTGCTCAGGGGCCGATCTCTGCCTGATTACCCACaatcccctgctgggggaggaTTGCCAGGTTACCCACAAtcccctgcccagggaggggTCAATCTCACCTGGTCACCCATAATCCCCTGCTCAGGGGCCGATCTCTACCTGGTTACCCACaatcccctgctgggggaggaTTGCCAGGTTACCCACAAtcccctgcccagggaggggTCAATCTCACCTGGTCACCCATAATCCCCTGCTCAGGGGCCGATCTCTGCCCGGTTACCCACAATCCCTTGCCGGGGGGGGGCAATTGCccggtgtgacgaagtgggaatgttttcTGGGAatcctgtgtgggtgcctcagtttcccctgtgcagctGATAagtcggggggggtggggggcaggggctgtgattggtgcagagcccCAGGGGGCGGGTGTGAGGGGCTCTGCCCGGGCTCCTGGCAGCTgagggcctgggcccctccccagcAAGGTGCCCAGTGACGGGGCTGCAGCACAAgggctcaggcggctcctggcccgggaaaggggcgaaggcagagggggggctggagagtgtcaggctggagctggctggggaaatgggggggcCCAGAACCGGGGTCCGGCCTCCCTGGCCCCACGGTGGAGCTGACTGGGGGGTCCGGTGTCGGTACCTACGCCGGGGTCCGGGCTGGCTGCGgcgtgggggggacggggggctggCTGCTCCGGGTCAGGCCCAGGAAGGGGGGAGCCCGGGAGCCAGGCTGCTCCGAGAGGAGAATCCCCCGAGTCCCGGCTGCTGCGTGGGGAGCAGCTCCCGAGCATCCCCCGGGGACGCCGGGACACCCCGTTACCCACAATCCCctgccccggggtgggggggctacCCACAATCCCCTGCTCTCACCTCCAGGCGCTGGGCGGGTCCCAGTGGGGGGTTCCGTGTTGAAGACAACTCCATTATCCTGGGGGGGTCAAGAGTGAGACCCACGgtcgcccccctgctcccccaacccccagcttccccccacaatcacccctgcccccggcccccccccagccacccccagccctgtctcccCAACGCCCCTCAGggcccatccccccgccccccccggccctgtctCCCCAACACCCTTCAGggcccatccccccgcccccccggccctgtcTCCCCAACACCCCTCAGggcccatccccccgcccccccggccctgtcTCCCCAACGCCCCTCAGGGcccatccccccccgcccctgtctCTCCAACGCCCCTCAGGGCCCAtccccccagatcccccccagccacccccggcCCCGTCTCCCCAATGCCCCTCAGGGCCCATCCCCCcgtcctcccccagccctgtctcccCAACACCCCTCAgggcccatccccctgcccccccggccctgtcTCCCCAACACCCCTCAGGGCCCATCCCCCCGCTCGCCCCCGTCCTGTCTCCCCAACACCCCTCAGGGCCCATCCCCCTGGCCCcggactccccccgcccccccggccctgtcTCCCCAACACCCCTCAGGGCCCATCCCCCTGGCCCcggactccccccgcccccccggccctgtcTCCCCAATGCCCCTCAGGGCCCATCCCCCTGGCCCcggactccccccgcccccccggccctgtcTCCCCAATGCCCCTCAGGGCCCATCCCCCTGGCCCCGGACCCCCCgacctgcaggaggtgctgcagccgCCCCACGTCCCAGTCGCGCAGGTAGAAGAGGCAGTCGCGGGGGTGGTGCCCGTGCAGGGACTGGCGAACCGGGCACGAGGGCACTGGGCAtttctgggggggggagaggagagacacTGCTACACAACAGCACAAccccccctcatctccccacagccccacacccaacaaccaaCCCAACACCacaacccccatccccagccaacACCCAGCAACACCCCACCCAACAATCCTACAacacaaacccatccccccacAACCCCTGACAGCCCCACACCCAACCCAACCCCCACATCTGACAACCCCGCACCACACCacaacccccatccccacccaacACCCCCTAACAACCCTATCCCCATTCCCCACCCAATAACCTACAAcacaaaccccaacccctgcacaaCCCCCAAcagccccacacccaacaaccaaaCCAATACCCACAACCGACAACCCCACACacaacccccatccccacccaacACCCCCTAACAACCCTATCCCCATTCCCCACCCAATACCTACCAATAAACCCAATACCCCACCCAACAACCTACAAcacaaaccccaacccctgcacaaCCCCCGAcagccccacacccaacaaccaaaCCAATACCCACAACCGACAACCCcacacacaacccccaccccacccaacacCCAGCAACCAACCCAACACCTGTGTCTGACAACACCACACaacaccccatccccacccaaCAACCAACCCAACACCCCCACCCAACAATCCTACAACacaaaccccaccccccaacctctgACAGCCCCACAACCAACAACCAACCGCaaacccacacccaacaaccctgcACCACACCACAACCCCACCCAACACCCAGCAACCAAACCAACACCTCCACAACACCTCAcccaaccagggccgcccagaggattcagggggcctggggtcccgcttcggcagtaattcggcggtgggggatcCTTTcgccctggagcagaaggacccctcgccgccgaagacccggagcagaagaaggaccctgctccaggggccccaaaagaCTCTCGTGgcggcccctgcggggcccgaggcaacttgtcccactt
This window encodes:
- the IRF9 gene encoding interferon regulatory factor 9 isoform X1, whose amino-acid sequence is MAGGAHGRYGGTSLPLPPPRMASGRARSTRKLRQWTVEQVESGRFPGLVWDDPPAKSMFRIPWKHAGKQDFRHDEDAAFFKAWAEYKGKYRPGERLDPAGWKTRLRCALNKSPEFEEVPARSQLDIAEPYKVYRLVPPAEQRPAKLPARRGPRQGRKEPPDSSSEGDELQTSGGAAQAPLTLDMVSMEVTSGSEPTAGASQSSDDSGIETSERSPDAGVPSPDLNEIVINVTLESGALLPPMDDYSVLLSLWYSGELVWQQRLPHGDFLVTPTPASVPHAPNFMQRVLLPPAEGVRDPHKRQATQELLGALAKGVMVASYPQGLFVRRRCRGRVYWRGSGAPPATPSKLERDEVMQVFSGAAFRQALQLYRQGLGTQPEPHVTLCLGEELGQQDGPADKLIIIQMEQAFARKLLDMPEVEMASVCLLSLEPSCLFSPI
- the IRF9 gene encoding interferon regulatory factor 9 isoform X2 encodes the protein MASGRARSTRKLRQWTVEQVESGRFPGLVWDDPPAKSMFRIPWKHAGKQDFRHDEDAAFFKAWAEYKGKYRPGERLDPAGWKTRLRCALNKSPEFEEVPARSQLDIAEPYKVYRLVPPAEQRPAKLPARRGPRQGRKEPPDSSSEGDELQTSGGAAQAPLTLDMVSMEVTSGSEPTAGASQSSDDSGIETSERSPDAGVPSPDLNEIVINVTLESGALLPPMDDYSVLLSLWYSGELVWQQRLPHGDFLVTPTPASVPHAPNFMQRVLLPPAEGVRDPHKRQATQELLGALAKGVMVASYPQGLFVRRRCRGRVYWRGSGAPPATPSKLERDEVMQVFSGAAFRQALQLYRQGLGTQPEPHVTLCLGEELGQQDGPADKLIIIQMEQAFARKLLDMPEVEMASVCLLSLEPSCLFSPI